A window of the Bdellovibrio sp. ZAP7 genome harbors these coding sequences:
- a CDS encoding copper-translocating P-type ATPase → MKNDRAHENHGLNEHSHQEHHISKNTISEISSKDIVYTCPMHPQVRQKGPGNCPICGMTLEPLEISLHELDGDSELKQMTQRFFASAVLVLPLLFITMGGRHLIESARSLRALDWIELAIATPIVLWGGWPFFKKFWQSLRNRSPNMFTLIGLGVGVAYIYSLVAVFFPHIFPESFRGHSGSVALYFEPAAVIVVLVLLGQVLELRARSQTGAAIKSLLSLAPKTARKIFSDSSERDVQIEEIQVGDSLRVRPGEKVPIDGVVIEGTSSIDEAMVTGEPVPVEKSIGQKVIGATINGTGSLIIKAEKVGKDTLLSQIVRMVSEAQRSRAPIQKLADQVSGYFVPAVVGIAVLASIIWGVWGPEPRMAYAIINAVAVLIIACPCALGLATPMSIMVATGKSATLGVLFKDAEAIEQLRKVNTLVVDKTGTLTLGKPKLTSVRTVSEISENEIIQIAASLEKGSEHPLASAIVQGAVDRKASLISTESFESITGQGVSGRLSGKKYYLGNLKLVSKINQNLQRAREVADELRLDGQTAMFLADETRLLGLIGVSDPIKESTPEALKALNESGIEVIMVTGDALKTAEVVGHKLGISNIKAEVLPDQKSQIIKQLQDEGKTVAMAGDGVNDAPALALAHVGIAMGTGTDVAMHSSSVTLVKGDLRGILKARKVSEITMRNIKQNLFFAFIYNALGIPVAAGILYPSFGILLSPLFAAAAMSLSSVSVIGNSLRLKSSTI, encoded by the coding sequence ATGAAAAATGATCGAGCTCACGAAAATCACGGTTTAAATGAACATTCTCATCAAGAGCATCATATATCAAAAAATACAATTTCTGAAATTAGTTCTAAAGACATTGTCTACACTTGTCCGATGCATCCGCAAGTAAGGCAAAAAGGCCCAGGCAATTGTCCAATTTGCGGGATGACATTAGAGCCACTGGAAATATCTCTTCATGAGTTGGATGGAGATAGTGAGCTAAAGCAAATGACTCAAAGATTTTTTGCAAGCGCAGTTCTGGTTTTGCCACTTTTATTTATCACGATGGGTGGACGCCATTTAATCGAGAGTGCCCGATCTTTGCGAGCCTTGGATTGGATTGAACTTGCGATTGCGACTCCAATAGTTTTGTGGGGAGGGTGGCCGTTTTTTAAAAAATTCTGGCAATCACTTCGCAACAGAAGTCCCAATATGTTCACACTGATCGGCTTGGGAGTGGGGGTTGCATATATTTACAGTTTGGTAGCTGTCTTCTTTCCGCATATTTTTCCTGAGAGTTTTAGAGGGCATTCGGGAAGTGTAGCCCTTTACTTCGAACCCGCTGCCGTCATTGTAGTCTTGGTGCTGCTAGGCCAAGTTCTTGAGTTGAGAGCTCGGTCGCAAACGGGGGCCGCAATCAAGTCTCTTCTTAGTCTAGCGCCTAAGACTGCGCGAAAAATATTTTCGGATAGTTCCGAAAGGGATGTTCAGATTGAAGAAATTCAAGTCGGAGATTCTCTTCGAGTCCGGCCGGGAGAAAAGGTTCCAATTGATGGCGTAGTAATCGAGGGAACTTCCTCTATTGATGAAGCAATGGTCACAGGCGAGCCAGTCCCCGTCGAAAAGAGCATCGGCCAAAAAGTAATCGGTGCAACGATTAATGGAACTGGAAGCTTAATCATCAAAGCGGAAAAAGTTGGAAAAGATACCTTGCTTTCGCAGATCGTAAGAATGGTGTCTGAAGCACAGAGAAGCCGAGCGCCAATACAAAAGCTAGCTGATCAAGTATCAGGATATTTCGTACCTGCAGTTGTCGGCATAGCGGTATTAGCTTCTATTATTTGGGGTGTATGGGGGCCAGAACCGCGTATGGCTTATGCTATCATTAATGCGGTGGCTGTTTTGATTATCGCTTGCCCTTGTGCCTTGGGGCTTGCAACCCCCATGTCCATAATGGTGGCGACGGGCAAGTCAGCAACTTTAGGCGTGTTGTTTAAGGATGCGGAAGCCATCGAACAATTGCGTAAAGTGAACACCTTAGTTGTCGATAAGACAGGAACATTGACGCTTGGAAAGCCTAAACTAACTTCGGTAAGAACCGTTTCTGAAATAAGCGAAAATGAAATTATTCAAATCGCAGCGTCTTTAGAAAAAGGCAGTGAGCATCCATTGGCCTCAGCGATCGTACAAGGAGCAGTCGATAGGAAAGCATCTTTAATTTCCACAGAAAGCTTTGAGTCAATTACGGGTCAAGGTGTTTCGGGTCGGCTGAGCGGCAAAAAATACTATCTTGGAAATTTGAAACTGGTGTCGAAGATAAATCAGAATTTGCAGAGAGCTAGAGAGGTGGCCGATGAGTTGCGCCTTGATGGTCAGACTGCGATGTTTTTGGCGGACGAAACTAGGCTCTTGGGATTAATTGGAGTCTCTGATCCCATTAAAGAATCAACTCCAGAAGCACTTAAGGCGCTAAATGAAAGTGGAATTGAAGTTATAATGGTGACTGGAGATGCACTGAAGACTGCCGAAGTGGTTGGCCATAAGCTGGGAATCAGTAATATTAAGGCAGAGGTATTACCAGATCAGAAATCTCAAATTATTAAGCAACTTCAGGATGAAGGAAAGACAGTGGCGATGGCAGGCGACGGTGTTAACGATGCACCGGCTCTGGCACTTGCTCATGTGGGTATAGCAATGGGTACAGGAACTGATGTAGCTATGCATAGTTCCTCTGTCACATTGGTGAAGGGGGATTTACGGGGAATTCTCAAGGCTCGCAAGGTCAGCGAAATTACGATGAGAAACATTAAGCAAAATCTTTTCTTCGCATTTATCTATAATGCGTTAGGTATCCCGGTAGCTGCTGGTATTTTGTATCCGTCTTTTGGAATTTTATTAAGTCCTTTGTTTGCGGCAGCAGCAATGAGTCTAAGTTCCGTGTCTGTTATTGGAAATTCGTTAAGACTAAAGAGCTCAACAATTTAA
- a CDS encoding heavy-metal-associated domain-containing protein: MYEFKVQGMTCKNCVNSVRKAIQSVDPKADPEINLPAQTIKLQSVIDFISLESALEEAGYPIIEKL; this comes from the coding sequence GTGTATGAATTTAAAGTCCAAGGCATGACATGTAAAAATTGCGTAAATAGCGTAAGAAAGGCCATTCAGTCTGTTGACCCAAAGGCAGATCCAGAAATTAACCTTCCAGCTCAGACGATCAAGCTTCAATCGGTTATAGACTTTATTAGCCTCGAAAGTGCTCTTGAAGAGGCCGGATACCCCATCATTGAAAAACTCTAG
- a CDS encoding cation-translocating P-type ATPase: MDSTSLTQIISNPQLREEEFDIDGMTCASCVRHVEKALGNVTGVNKAEVNLATERARVTFAESVSVEAMIEAINNAGYKATRRLEENSHSQENEEKEKNIKRDFNKVFIAALLSAPLVAPMLLETFGIQYMLPSWAQLLLSLPVQFWLGARFYKAAWNALKAKTGNMDLLVALGTSAAFGLSLYNMYVYGNHAGHAGVGHLYFEGASIIITLVLLGKYLEARAKQQTSLAIKALQALKPEVARVRRHGQEMEISMAHVQLGDEVIVRPGEKIPVDGVVIEGSSQVDESLITGESLPVIKTVNNKVTGGAINAEGLLIVRTTVLGAETTLARIIRLVESAQAGKAPIQRLVDKVSAVFVHVVIVIALLAIFLWGIFTGSWEQAIVNGVSVLVIACPCALGLATPTSIMVGTGLAAKFGILIKDAEALEIAHSITTIAFDKTGTLTEGRPRISALYSLEHSESDFLKLVASIQNGSEHPLAKAIVIEASERGLELGNAKDVKSLPGRGVEGTIQGEKFYIGTEKLMQENGFDISDVENKVHLLKANGATVSFVAKEFLPKVIGYIAFEDKVKASSKEAIQKIHDLGIRTVMLTGDNWGAAQKIARYLNIDEVKAEVLPSDKSHIIEELKSNGGFVAMVGDGINDAPALAAAHVGMAMSTGTDVAMHSAGITLMRGNPLLIPDAISISRRTYRKIKQNLFWAFIYNLVGIPLAALGLLNPVIAGAAMAFSSVSVIANALLLKTWQPESAKNLTVSMSNNQNEYPFENLGPEKSYE; this comes from the coding sequence ATGGATTCGACAAGTCTAACCCAAATTATTTCAAATCCTCAATTGCGAGAAGAAGAGTTCGATATCGACGGGATGACATGTGCTTCTTGTGTAAGGCATGTTGAGAAAGCTTTAGGTAACGTTACTGGAGTAAATAAGGCGGAAGTGAATTTGGCCACAGAAAGAGCTCGTGTCACTTTTGCTGAAAGTGTTTCTGTTGAAGCTATGATTGAGGCGATAAATAACGCCGGCTATAAAGCTACTCGACGTTTAGAGGAGAACAGCCATTCTCAAGAAAATGAAGAAAAAGAAAAAAATATTAAGAGAGATTTCAATAAAGTATTTATCGCAGCGTTGCTTTCAGCACCTTTAGTCGCTCCTATGCTTTTGGAGACTTTTGGAATTCAATACATGCTGCCAAGTTGGGCGCAGTTGTTGTTGTCGCTACCTGTTCAATTCTGGTTAGGTGCTCGTTTCTATAAAGCTGCTTGGAATGCACTAAAAGCGAAAACTGGAAATATGGATTTGCTAGTCGCACTTGGAACCTCCGCGGCCTTTGGGTTGAGTCTTTATAATATGTATGTATATGGGAATCATGCTGGACATGCGGGAGTTGGGCATCTCTATTTTGAGGGAGCTTCAATTATAATTACTCTTGTGCTTCTGGGGAAATATCTTGAAGCGCGAGCTAAACAACAAACTTCCTTAGCAATAAAAGCATTGCAAGCCTTAAAGCCTGAGGTTGCTAGAGTTCGAAGACACGGTCAAGAAATGGAAATTTCGATGGCGCACGTTCAGCTAGGAGATGAGGTTATCGTCAGACCTGGAGAGAAAATTCCGGTTGATGGCGTTGTGATTGAAGGATCAAGTCAGGTAGATGAGAGCTTGATTACCGGAGAAAGTCTTCCAGTGATAAAAACGGTGAATAATAAAGTAACTGGTGGCGCCATTAACGCTGAAGGCCTACTTATTGTTCGCACGACAGTTCTTGGAGCTGAGACAACTTTAGCAAGAATCATTCGGTTAGTGGAAAGTGCACAAGCGGGAAAGGCACCGATTCAGCGTCTTGTCGATAAAGTGAGTGCGGTATTTGTTCATGTGGTTATTGTTATTGCCCTCTTAGCTATTTTTCTATGGGGAATTTTCACGGGTAGTTGGGAACAGGCCATTGTTAACGGCGTTTCAGTCCTCGTTATTGCATGTCCATGTGCTTTAGGTTTGGCTACTCCTACATCCATAATGGTAGGGACAGGATTGGCAGCGAAGTTTGGTATTTTAATTAAGGATGCAGAGGCGCTGGAAATTGCACACTCAATCACAACAATCGCTTTTGATAAGACTGGAACACTTACGGAGGGTCGACCTCGTATATCGGCACTGTATTCTTTAGAGCATTCTGAGAGTGATTTTTTAAAACTCGTTGCAAGTATTCAAAATGGAAGTGAGCATCCTTTAGCAAAGGCCATTGTTATTGAAGCCTCTGAAAGAGGCTTAGAATTGGGGAATGCTAAAGATGTTAAATCCCTTCCTGGTCGAGGTGTTGAAGGGACAATTCAGGGTGAGAAGTTTTATATAGGAACTGAAAAACTCATGCAGGAAAATGGGTTTGATATTTCCGATGTGGAAAACAAAGTTCATCTTTTAAAAGCCAATGGTGCGACCGTTTCTTTTGTTGCAAAGGAGTTTTTGCCTAAAGTGATTGGATATATCGCGTTCGAAGACAAGGTAAAGGCCTCATCGAAAGAGGCGATCCAAAAGATTCACGATCTTGGAATTCGGACGGTCATGTTGACTGGTGATAATTGGGGGGCTGCTCAAAAGATTGCGAGGTATTTGAATATCGATGAGGTCAAGGCTGAAGTTCTTCCGAGCGACAAGTCACATATTATCGAAGAATTAAAATCTAATGGTGGTTTTGTTGCAATGGTAGGGGATGGCATCAACGATGCTCCAGCATTGGCTGCTGCTCATGTAGGCATGGCTATGTCCACGGGAACAGATGTAGCAATGCATTCAGCTGGAATCACGCTGATGCGGGGAAATCCTCTATTAATTCCTGATGCAATTAGCATATCTAGAAGAACTTATAGAAAAATTAAGCAAAATCTCTTTTGGGCCTTTATTTATAACTTGGTAGGAATACCCCTTGCTGCATTGGGACTTTTGAATCCAGTTATTGCTGGGGCTGCAATGGCATTCAGTAGTGTCAGTGTTATTGCCAATGCTCTTCTGTTAAAGACTTGGCAGCCTGAAAGTGCAAAAAATTTAACTGTATCTATGAGCAACAATCAGAACGAGTATCCCTTTGAGAATTTAGGGCCAGAGAAAAGCTACGAGTAG
- the cueR gene encoding Cu(I)-responsive transcriptional regulator yields MNIGELSKSSGVNAKLIRHYESIGLIPKAARSESGYRKYGETDVHILKFIKRGRSLGFSMKEIKKLISLWRNRSRASSEVKALAVAHVKELEEKISELQGMVDTLKHLARTCHGDHRPDCPIIEDLEK; encoded by the coding sequence ATGAATATCGGTGAACTTTCTAAATCATCTGGAGTAAATGCCAAACTGATTCGGCACTATGAGTCTATAGGACTAATTCCAAAAGCAGCAAGATCCGAGTCTGGGTATAGAAAATATGGCGAGACAGATGTACATATTTTGAAGTTTATTAAAAGAGGTCGTAGTTTGGGGTTCTCCATGAAGGAAATCAAAAAACTGATCAGCCTATGGCGGAATCGATCGCGCGCGAGTTCCGAAGTTAAGGCCCTGGCTGTTGCTCATGTAAAAGAGTTAGAAGAGAAAATTAGCGAACTTCAGGGAATGGTTGATACCTTGAAGCATCTTGCTAGAACTTGCCACGGGGATCATCGTCCAGACTGCCCCATCATTGAGGATCTTGAGAAGTAG
- a CDS encoding TrbC/VirB2 family protein codes for MAKVALVILLLMLSILMIPIVAQASVESSLMGVQTKLTRVILPVLSVIGIALAGLSFITGHENAKKHIIYAIIGTAIGFGAQSIADMISQTVR; via the coding sequence TTGGCGAAAGTAGCTTTAGTTATCTTACTTCTCATGTTGAGCATCTTGATGATTCCTATTGTTGCGCAAGCAAGTGTTGAATCCTCGCTCATGGGAGTTCAGACAAAACTTACGAGGGTAATCCTGCCTGTTCTTTCCGTAATTGGAATTGCTCTTGCCGGCCTTTCCTTTATTACCGGCCACGAGAACGCTAAGAAGCATATTATCTATGCGATCATAGGAACTGCCATTGGATTTGGGGCCCAGTCTATTGCAGACATGATTTCCCAAACGGTCAGGTAG
- a CDS encoding TraC family protein produces MSSSALCESLPYWEFESGSNPHLLLWDGSLSSGIEIVPKDIGCLDAPAINQITLNLRTLVNSLPEKMTAQVCVKVETEFGDVLERHSNLRITDNEFLKALDDDRISELSGQVQREEVYRPRVYFFLKTESPEKPSTLSLKKTKKFAVTYGNDISSAIQSLMQALQNAQSILGSAGFQSKVLFREQMISLAYKHLNPKRAQEIDAPTIAARPESLENESPRNQLVFGDLILNQEDFVLDRTVTRVLSLKTLPESTFAGMMSLFANVAFKYEMIFSFYIPDQASEMKGLEQKRRMAHSLTTNNHGRVSDLEGESRLAQTTDLIREIIDTGQRVFVGELLLILREENTAQGNKRINLRSKEILSCFRKLSGAEGIQETVGAWKIFSSELMGSPMELVRGKKMKSNNLADFLPLYGSDVGDDRPLVLTHTRSGSLYALDSYDSKLNNYNSLVTGSSGAGKSFTNNFFMLQQIARGVKLFVIDVGGSYKKLTNIMKGQYFEINLTAEYALNPFQLQNPGDKVSSERIKALVNIIEQMIVDEGEKLLRFDRVLIEEALAAVFEDIRTKTPQRSPQISDFARHCEKSKEETLKRVGKLLYPWIGNSAYGKLIDCQGQINADSPVVAFDLKGLAQYPDLQSVVTLILTGFILDQVELNKDVPKRVLLDEAWSFLQSKAASTFMEYAARALRKTGSGITFITQGVEEIVESAIGSAILNNTATKMILQQQGDTKILKEALRLNSQEVRLIESLDRRKGAFSDVFVMNGDSRQVLRIQPSPVEYWISTSDASDNCYLQGIIDSGVSLEEAILKAAKDAPFGVDSPATKVAA; encoded by the coding sequence ATGAGTAGCAGCGCTTTATGTGAGTCGCTTCCATATTGGGAGTTTGAATCTGGTTCAAACCCTCATCTTTTACTTTGGGATGGATCGCTATCAAGTGGAATCGAAATCGTTCCAAAAGATATTGGCTGTCTTGATGCTCCTGCCATTAATCAAATCACTTTGAATCTAAGGACGTTGGTTAATTCTTTGCCGGAGAAGATGACGGCCCAAGTTTGTGTAAAGGTAGAGACTGAATTCGGTGATGTTCTGGAGAGACACTCGAATCTAAGAATTACGGATAATGAGTTCTTAAAGGCTTTGGATGATGATCGCATTAGTGAGTTAAGTGGCCAAGTTCAGCGAGAGGAAGTTTATCGCCCGAGGGTGTATTTTTTCCTGAAAACCGAGTCGCCGGAAAAGCCATCTACACTCTCACTGAAGAAAACAAAGAAGTTTGCTGTGACGTACGGAAATGACATTTCGTCAGCGATTCAAAGCTTAATGCAGGCTTTGCAGAATGCTCAATCAATTTTGGGTTCAGCGGGCTTCCAGAGCAAAGTTCTATTTCGTGAACAAATGATTTCACTTGCATACAAACACTTAAATCCAAAAAGGGCGCAAGAAATTGATGCTCCGACAATTGCGGCAAGACCCGAGTCGCTGGAGAACGAGTCCCCGAGAAATCAATTGGTCTTCGGCGATTTGATACTTAATCAAGAGGACTTTGTTTTAGATCGAACTGTTACAAGAGTTTTGTCGCTCAAAACTCTCCCGGAATCAACATTTGCGGGGATGATGAGCCTCTTTGCAAATGTAGCATTCAAATATGAAATGATCTTTTCTTTCTATATTCCAGATCAGGCATCTGAGATGAAAGGCTTGGAGCAGAAGCGGCGTATGGCTCACTCGCTTACTACGAATAACCATGGTCGCGTGAGTGATTTGGAAGGGGAGTCGCGTCTTGCGCAGACTACTGATTTGATTAGGGAGATTATTGATACTGGTCAAAGAGTGTTTGTCGGTGAACTGCTATTAATACTTCGTGAGGAAAACACCGCCCAGGGGAACAAAAGAATTAATCTTCGCAGCAAAGAAATCCTGTCTTGCTTCAGGAAGCTCAGTGGAGCAGAGGGAATTCAAGAAACTGTTGGAGCCTGGAAGATATTCTCGAGTGAGCTTATGGGAAGCCCAATGGAGCTTGTTCGTGGCAAAAAGATGAAGTCAAACAACTTGGCTGACTTTCTTCCCCTGTATGGCAGTGATGTTGGGGATGACCGACCATTGGTGCTGACTCATACGCGGTCGGGTTCTCTTTATGCGCTAGATTCGTATGATTCTAAACTAAATAACTACAACTCGTTAGTGACCGGTTCTAGCGGCGCGGGAAAGAGTTTTACCAACAATTTTTTCATGCTTCAGCAAATAGCTCGAGGAGTAAAGCTTTTCGTTATTGACGTTGGTGGAAGTTATAAAAAGCTAACGAATATTATGAAGGGTCAATACTTTGAAATCAATTTGACTGCTGAGTACGCTCTTAATCCCTTTCAGCTTCAGAACCCTGGAGACAAAGTTTCTTCGGAACGTATTAAGGCTCTAGTTAATATCATAGAGCAAATGATCGTAGATGAAGGGGAGAAGCTTCTGCGTTTTGATCGGGTCTTGATTGAGGAGGCATTGGCGGCTGTATTCGAGGATATTCGTACTAAGACTCCTCAGAGATCGCCACAGATTTCTGACTTCGCCAGACACTGTGAGAAGTCCAAGGAAGAGACTCTTAAGCGTGTTGGAAAGCTCTTGTATCCTTGGATTGGAAACAGTGCCTACGGCAAGCTCATTGATTGTCAGGGGCAGATCAATGCTGATAGTCCTGTCGTTGCATTCGATTTGAAGGGGCTTGCGCAGTATCCTGATCTTCAGTCGGTCGTAACTTTGATTCTCACTGGATTCATTTTGGATCAGGTGGAATTGAATAAGGACGTACCGAAGCGGGTTCTGCTTGATGAGGCTTGGTCATTCCTTCAGAGCAAAGCTGCGAGTACGTTCATGGAGTATGCAGCGAGAGCTCTCAGGAAGACTGGCTCAGGAATCACGTTTATTACTCAGGGAGTTGAAGAAATCGTAGAAAGTGCGATTGGTTCGGCGATCTTGAATAACACGGCGACGAAGATGATTCTTCAGCAACAAGGTGACACAAAGATATTGAAAGAAGCCCTGCGCTTAAACTCTCAAGAGGTTCGATTAATTGAAAGTTTAGATCGTAGGAAAGGCGCCTTTAGCGATGTTTTTGTGATGAATGGAGACTCAAGGCAAGTGCTGCGAATCCAACCATCACCAGTGGAATACTGGATTTCAACGAGTGATGCTTCTGACAACTGCTACCTGCAAGGAATTATAGATAGTGGCGTGTCGCTTGAAGAAGCAATTCTGAAAGCTGCGAAAGATGCACCTTTCGGAGTTGATTCACCGGCGACGAAGGTGGCTGCGTGA
- a CDS encoding TraE/TraK family type IV conjugative transfer system protein, with amino-acid sequence METKSLIIKNYPKIVQEFARENFDLKVLSAALLAILFVMSGLIVYFVKRGPEVIALDATGAIAKLELKITDAQIASAIEEYLSYRYKWTPDTVAFQMKKAEVFIDPSLIPSFQKAMVDVQKFVKEKKVNQRVYPSDVKVDLKLMKVTVLADRITEFDSLSAATKLKVVFDFSSGERTSLNPWGIYIRKETEGEIR; translated from the coding sequence ATGGAAACTAAATCACTGATTATTAAAAACTATCCGAAGATTGTGCAAGAGTTTGCACGGGAGAACTTCGATCTTAAAGTTCTCTCGGCGGCGCTGTTGGCAATTCTCTTCGTCATGTCAGGACTGATTGTATATTTCGTCAAGAGAGGCCCCGAGGTAATTGCACTTGATGCGACTGGGGCTATTGCTAAGCTCGAGTTGAAGATTACAGATGCGCAGATTGCTTCCGCAATTGAAGAGTATCTTTCATATCGCTACAAATGGACTCCAGACACTGTTGCTTTTCAGATGAAGAAAGCAGAGGTCTTTATTGATCCGAGCCTAATTCCTTCATTTCAAAAGGCAATGGTGGATGTTCAAAAGTTTGTTAAAGAGAAGAAGGTGAATCAACGAGTCTATCCGAGCGATGTCAAAGTCGACTTGAAGCTGATGAAAGTCACCGTATTGGCCGACCGAATTACCGAATTTGACAGTTTGAGTGCGGCAACAAAACTGAAGGTAGTTTTTGATTTTTCGTCGGGAGAACGAACAAGTCTGAATCCTTGGGGGATTTATATTCGTAAGGAAACTGAAGGAGAAATCCGTTGA
- a CDS encoding TrbG/VirB9 family P-type conjugative transfer protein produces MRVAILIHVAAIFLTCHSFANIKTLTPKTDEIVDIKTALGIATIVQMPETVQSAISGDLSAYRIEYLDQAVTIKPLRGSAKTNLYLFTKSRRYILRLAVVPQNLANYVVYIKNRDSGMILRWISNGKTASTPDLSLKLLRTSTTSDGFVLLDAEVTAKTSQTLMPGNFWIWQGKDSKPMQSLFLSRKELRKDQRAMIGISIRKADLKNQPVILELQSPSKSLKIEIPKEALWN; encoded by the coding sequence TTGAGGGTTGCTATCCTAATTCATGTGGCGGCTATTTTCCTGACGTGTCATTCGTTCGCAAACATCAAAACTTTGACACCAAAGACTGATGAAATTGTTGATATCAAAACTGCTCTTGGCATCGCAACTATCGTGCAAATGCCTGAAACTGTTCAGTCTGCTATTTCGGGAGACCTATCGGCGTATCGCATCGAATATTTAGATCAAGCTGTAACGATTAAGCCGTTGCGTGGAAGCGCAAAGACGAATTTGTACCTATTTACGAAATCTCGTAGGTACATACTTCGTCTTGCCGTGGTTCCTCAAAACTTGGCTAACTACGTTGTATATATCAAGAACAGAGACTCTGGGATGATCCTACGTTGGATAAGCAATGGGAAGACTGCCTCAACTCCTGACCTGTCATTGAAGCTTTTGAGGACCTCCACTACATCAGACGGCTTCGTGCTTTTGGATGCTGAGGTAACCGCGAAGACTTCACAAACTCTAATGCCGGGAAACTTTTGGATTTGGCAAGGAAAGGACTCGAAGCCAATGCAAAGTCTTTTTCTTTCGCGCAAGGAGTTGCGAAAAGACCAACGAGCTATGATTGGCATTTCAATTAGAAAGGCCGATCTCAAGAATCAACCTGTCATATTGGAACTTCAAAGTCCTTCTAAGAGCCTCAAAATTGAGATTCCAAAAGAGGCCCTATGGAATTAA
- a CDS encoding TrbI/VirB10 family protein, translating into MELMAKLKGIFVRKGSFSSKIELKLSSFKWLGIVGLAVFVVVVLLMPNELPVEFSEKIEPSIEPGIESSRNTQAKFDSKQLWSAPKRESFGAGGDSRQIDYNTAMIIGSGGNAKSRLHPGVRLPLRILDKVVVSQESVPVLAELLMDSETESGLKLQAGTKFYGEATFMKGSDRALIQFKQIALLNGQLKPINARALGKDGQAGLQGRVYSDGAKNTAGQVITSFVGGLAAGSVQTDIFGRSQGGIGNGVLTAVAETARGKAQSYGENLKAEREWIELQPNSECDAQLSEAMDLQSGSSIE; encoded by the coding sequence ATGGAATTAATGGCTAAGCTAAAGGGGATATTCGTCCGGAAGGGTAGCTTTAGTTCAAAGATTGAATTGAAACTGTCTTCATTCAAGTGGTTGGGGATTGTGGGTTTGGCGGTATTTGTAGTAGTCGTTTTGTTAATGCCTAACGAGCTCCCGGTAGAGTTCTCTGAGAAGATCGAGCCATCAATCGAACCGGGAATTGAAAGCTCCCGAAATACCCAGGCCAAATTTGATTCGAAACAACTCTGGTCAGCCCCAAAGAGAGAAAGCTTTGGAGCAGGAGGCGACAGCAGACAAATTGACTATAATACGGCAATGATCATTGGATCGGGAGGAAATGCGAAATCGAGACTTCATCCTGGAGTGAGATTGCCTCTGCGGATTTTAGATAAGGTCGTCGTGTCGCAAGAATCAGTTCCAGTTCTTGCAGAGCTTCTTATGGATAGTGAGACGGAATCTGGCTTAAAGCTTCAAGCAGGGACGAAGTTCTATGGAGAGGCCACTTTTATGAAGGGAAGTGATCGGGCCTTAATCCAATTTAAACAAATCGCTCTCTTAAATGGACAGTTGAAGCCCATCAATGCCAGAGCACTCGGAAAAGATGGCCAGGCCGGACTACAAGGGAGAGTCTATTCTGATGGAGCTAAAAATACAGCGGGGCAAGTAATTACATCTTTCGTGGGAGGGCTTGCGGCTGGGAGTGTACAGACAGATATTTTTGGTAGATCTCAGGGCGGCATCGGAAATGGGGTTCTGACTGCTGTAGCTGAAACTGCCAGAGGTAAGGCTCAATCTTATGGAGAGAACCTAAAAGCAGAGCGTGAGTGGATTGAGCTTCAGCCGAACTCTGAATGTGATGCTCAATTGTCCGAGGCAATGGATCTACAGTCAGGATCGTCAATTGAATAA